A genome region from Arachidicoccus soli includes the following:
- a CDS encoding S41 family peptidase — translation MKNKKLQIWLPIILSIIMVLGMVVGYKLRKDTAGADSFLKNKQNSAIAQVVSIIDKMYVDNENVDSLQAKAINDLLAQLDPHSVYISAEQLQVLNDETKGSYRGMGIGFELIKDSVVITNVTKDGPAFKVGIQVGDRFLAFNDSIKISGPQRSQEGVVNLLSRLGNTIKVELVRNNKISNVNIEKALLPVSSIDAAYMLDSITAYVKLNKFSETTYHDFMMALEKLKAAGMKQLVLDIRGNSGGLLSSATEIANEFLLQDQLIVYTEGAKVGRIDYRCKRDGFYPTLKLAVLVDETTASASEIVAGSLQDWDRATIIGRRTFGKGLVQDQFRLTNGDALRLTVARYFTPLGRNIQKPYNEGIENYKNELAARFHNGETVLGDTSSPKGKAFKTPKGHTVYGGGGITPDVFVPFDSTLLPKQAVGLFLKGVLTKFTFLYYMQHKAVLEKMKTPVELVKAIQPVEEVWQPLCAFAKNDGVDITTLNAEAKANILEKFEAFLAKAVYGSQGYFEINNQDDSIVQKGLEVINEKK, via the coding sequence ATGAAGAATAAAAAATTGCAAATCTGGCTTCCAATAATACTGTCTATTATTATGGTACTGGGCATGGTAGTAGGTTATAAATTGAGAAAAGATACAGCTGGAGCAGACTCTTTTTTGAAAAATAAACAAAACTCTGCTATTGCACAAGTCGTGAGTATAATTGACAAAATGTATGTAGATAATGAAAATGTAGATTCTTTGCAAGCTAAGGCCATTAATGATTTGCTCGCACAATTAGATCCCCATTCTGTGTATATATCTGCGGAACAATTGCAAGTTTTGAATGATGAAACAAAAGGTAGTTATCGAGGGATGGGCATTGGCTTCGAATTAATAAAAGATAGTGTAGTCATTACGAATGTGACTAAAGATGGACCGGCATTTAAAGTGGGTATACAAGTTGGAGATCGATTCTTAGCCTTTAATGATTCAATTAAAATTTCCGGACCGCAACGTTCACAAGAAGGCGTTGTGAATTTGTTAAGCAGGTTAGGGAATACGATAAAAGTTGAGCTGGTGCGCAATAATAAAATTTCAAATGTTAATATAGAAAAAGCACTTTTACCTGTTAGCTCTATTGATGCGGCTTATATGCTAGATTCGATAACAGCCTATGTGAAACTGAATAAATTTTCGGAAACTACTTATCATGATTTTATGATGGCGCTGGAGAAATTGAAAGCTGCAGGAATGAAACAGTTGGTGTTGGATATACGTGGTAATAGTGGAGGGTTATTAAGTTCTGCAACAGAAATTGCGAATGAATTTTTATTGCAAGACCAGCTAATTGTTTATACCGAAGGAGCCAAAGTAGGTCGTATTGATTATCGTTGTAAAAGAGATGGTTTTTACCCTACATTAAAATTAGCTGTTTTAGTAGATGAAACAACTGCATCAGCAAGTGAAATTGTTGCAGGCTCTTTGCAGGATTGGGACAGAGCAACCATTATTGGGCGCCGTACTTTTGGCAAAGGATTGGTGCAGGACCAATTCAGATTAACCAATGGGGATGCACTAAGATTGACTGTAGCACGTTATTTTACGCCCTTAGGTCGCAATATTCAAAAACCGTATAATGAAGGAATAGAAAATTATAAAAATGAATTGGCAGCTCGCTTCCATAATGGGGAAACTGTGTTAGGTGATACTTCCTCCCCCAAAGGAAAGGCTTTTAAAACACCAAAAGGTCATACCGTATATGGTGGTGGTGGAATTACGCCTGATGTGTTTGTTCCTTTTGATTCTACGTTATTACCAAAGCAAGCGGTCGGTTTATTTTTGAAAGGAGTTCTTACCAAATTTACATTTTTGTATTACATGCAACATAAAGCTGTTTTGGAAAAAATGAAAACACCGGTAGAATTGGTTAAGGCTATTCAACCCGTTGAAGAAGTATGGCAACCTTTGTGCGCCTTTGCTAAAAATGATGGTGTAGATATCACAACATTAAATGCTGAGGCAAAAGCCAATATTTTGGAGAAATTTGAAGCATTTTTAGCCAAAGCAGTATATGGGTCACAGGGTTATTTTGAAATAAATAATCAAGATGATAGTATTGTGCAAAAAGGCTTAGAGGTAATAAACGAAAAGAAATAA
- a CDS encoding N-acetylglucosamine kinase, giving the protein MATKLIADSGATKCSWYLMEKKKNTKVATTGLNPYFLKPESILDVLSQYLLPALNNKKVDEIYFYGAGLSTIENKKIMRKILSKTFPDATIEINSDLIAAARATCGHSKGVVSILGTGSGCAYFNGKKIIQEQNGIGYVLGDEGSGAYLGRKVLQYYLYKTFDEDLMNAFEKKYNTSRAEILNNTYQKPFPSQYLAGFSIFLSENRGHYMVENIIEDGLNDFIVTHLYKFREAWTMPLHFIGGIAFAFKDVLKELCNTYELELGNIQKQPIEALASYHQ; this is encoded by the coding sequence ATGGCAACAAAGCTTATCGCTGACAGCGGCGCTACAAAATGTAGTTGGTATTTAATGGAGAAGAAAAAGAATACAAAAGTTGCGACTACTGGACTTAACCCCTATTTTCTAAAGCCAGAAAGTATTCTTGATGTGCTTTCGCAGTATTTATTACCCGCCTTAAATAATAAAAAAGTCGATGAGATATATTTTTATGGAGCTGGTCTTAGCACAATAGAGAATAAAAAAATAATGCGAAAAATTTTAAGTAAAACATTCCCCGATGCTACAATAGAAATTAATTCTGATTTAATTGCCGCTGCAAGAGCTACATGTGGTCATAGTAAGGGTGTTGTATCGATTCTAGGAACTGGAAGCGGATGTGCATATTTCAATGGCAAAAAAATAATTCAGGAACAAAATGGCATTGGGTATGTTTTAGGCGATGAAGGCAGTGGTGCATATCTTGGAAGAAAAGTTTTGCAATATTATTTATATAAGACCTTCGATGAAGACTTAATGAACGCCTTTGAAAAAAAATACAATACTTCACGCGCTGAAATTTTAAACAATACTTACCAAAAACCATTTCCCAGTCAATACTTAGCAGGCTTTTCTATCTTTCTATCGGAAAATCGTGGTCATTATATGGTCGAAAATATTATCGAAGATGGCCTGAACGATTTTATAGTTACCCATTTATACAAATTTCGTGAAGCCTGGACAATGCCGTTACATTTTATTGGTGGAATTGCGTTTGCATTTAAAGATGTCCTAAAAGAGTTGTGCAACACTTATGAATTAGAATTGGGCAATATTCAAAAACAGCCTATAGAGGCTCTGGCAAGTTATCATCAATGA
- a CDS encoding PepSY-associated TM helix domain-containing protein, whose amino-acid sequence MSINKKSKVNRAITWLHLWLGLISGIIVFIVSITGCLFCFQNEITEMTHKKELFITPPKENAKFLPLNILKERAQLVLGKDEPISYITSYANPNRSWEFMAYKEDDAQAITFAQSIVYYKSVFINPYTGGVTGRIDYMHNFFVIVKYIHWSLFLSTPIGQPIVGWSTLIFVILLITGIIMWWPKKWDKKHKERSFKIRWKAKWKRVNYDLHNVLGFYAFIIAIILGLTGMVFAFRWFQATVYVAGSLSTKAPEVKNYQSDTTVNYVDNPLNTALFTAKKAYPNAKRYFITMPYSNKAAINVIAYKYKEVYYEANTLYFDQYTGKKLGIDLYAKKNNGEKLILMNYDIHVGAIGGLIGKIIAFLVSLVCASLPITGFLIWLKRKKKKHKKPISATIIDDNLPEPL is encoded by the coding sequence ATGTCAATCAATAAAAAATCAAAAGTAAATCGTGCAATCACCTGGCTACATCTATGGCTGGGATTGATTTCTGGTATTATTGTATTTATTGTAAGTATTACGGGTTGTCTCTTTTGTTTTCAAAACGAGATAACAGAGATGACCCATAAAAAAGAACTTTTCATTACACCACCTAAAGAAAATGCCAAATTTTTACCTTTAAATATTTTAAAAGAAAGAGCACAGTTAGTACTGGGAAAAGATGAACCCATAAGTTATATTACTTCTTATGCCAATCCAAATAGAAGCTGGGAGTTTATGGCTTACAAAGAAGATGATGCACAGGCTATCACCTTCGCTCAATCGATAGTTTACTACAAGTCTGTTTTTATAAACCCTTATACCGGAGGCGTTACAGGTCGTATTGATTATATGCACAATTTCTTCGTAATTGTAAAATATATTCATTGGAGCCTTTTTTTAAGTACACCAATTGGTCAACCCATTGTGGGTTGGAGTACTTTGATTTTTGTAATACTGTTGATAACTGGTATTATTATGTGGTGGCCCAAGAAATGGGATAAAAAACATAAGGAGCGCAGCTTTAAAATAAGATGGAAGGCGAAGTGGAAAAGAGTGAATTATGATTTACACAATGTTTTAGGGTTCTATGCTTTTATCATTGCAATAATCTTGGGTTTGACAGGGATGGTATTTGCATTTCGTTGGTTTCAAGCGACGGTATATGTGGCGGGTTCTTTAAGTACAAAAGCCCCAGAAGTAAAAAACTATCAATCAGATACTACTGTCAATTATGTAGATAACCCTTTGAATACTGCTTTGTTTACAGCAAAAAAAGCGTATCCAAATGCAAAACGTTATTTCATTACGATGCCTTATTCAAATAAAGCTGCCATAAACGTGATTGCTTACAAATATAAAGAGGTGTATTATGAGGCCAATACTTTGTATTTTGATCAATATACAGGGAAGAAATTAGGTATAGATCTTTATGCAAAGAAAAATAATGGTGAAAAACTTATTTTAATGAATTACGATATCCATGTAGGTGCGATAGGTGGTTTGATAGGCAAAATAATCGCATTTTTAGTAAGCCTTGTTTGCGCTTCATTACCTATTACCGGATTTCTTATTTGGCTGAAAAGAAAGAAAAAGAAGCATAAAAAACCTATTTCGGCAACAATCATTGATGATAACTTGCCAGAGCCTCTATAG